A single genomic interval of Polaribacter vadi harbors:
- a CDS encoding M20 family metallo-hydrolase: MSIEKLTENAISLLKNLIETQSFSSEEERTALLIEGWFTENEIPFQRTKNNVWAINKYFDESKPTMLLNSHHDTVHPNSAYTNDPFKAIVKDGKLFGLGSNDAGGCLVSLLATFTHFYQQENLKYNLVIVASAEEESSGPNGLNSMLAIIPHIDVAIVGEPTLMNLAVAEKGLVVFDAIVEGTPSHAAHPNNNNSIYNTIEVLQWFKDFKFNKTSEALGDVKMTVTQINAGSQHNVVPAHVDLVVDVRVNDAYSNQEIATILQEKSPCTKITPRSLRLNSSAISTEHDLVKAGIAMGRETYGSPTLSDQACLSCQSLKLGPGDSTRSHSANEFIYLAEIEEGIEIYVELLNRVIV; this comes from the coding sequence ATGAGTATTGAAAAATTAACAGAAAATGCAATTTCACTTTTAAAGAATTTAATTGAAACACAATCATTTTCATCCGAAGAAGAACGCACAGCTTTATTAATTGAAGGTTGGTTTACAGAAAATGAAATTCCCTTTCAAAGAACAAAAAATAATGTTTGGGCAATCAACAAATATTTTGATGAAAGTAAACCAACAATGTTGTTAAATTCTCATCATGATACTGTGCATCCAAATTCTGCATATACAAACGATCCTTTTAAAGCGATTGTAAAAGATGGCAAATTATTTGGTTTGGGTTCTAATGATGCTGGTGGTTGTTTGGTGTCTTTACTTGCAACGTTTACTCATTTTTATCAACAAGAAAATTTAAAATATAATTTAGTCATTGTGGCTTCTGCAGAAGAAGAAAGCAGTGGACCAAATGGCTTAAATTCTATGTTGGCAATCATTCCACATATAGATGTTGCCATTGTTGGCGAACCAACTTTAATGAATTTAGCAGTCGCAGAAAAAGGTTTGGTGGTTTTTGATGCAATTGTAGAAGGAACTCCAAGTCATGCAGCTCATCCAAATAACAATAATTCCATTTATAACACTATAGAAGTTTTACAATGGTTTAAAGATTTTAAGTTCAATAAAACTTCTGAAGCTTTGGGTGATGTTAAAATGACAGTTACACAAATAAATGCTGGTTCTCAGCACAATGTGGTTCCTGCTCACGTAGATTTAGTTGTAGATGTTCGTGTAAATGATGCCTATTCAAATCAAGAAATTGCCACTATTTTACAAGAAAAATCACCTTGCACAAAAATAACTCCAAGAAGTTTACGATTAAACTCTTCTGCTATTTCTACTGAACATGATTTGGTAAAAGCAGGAATTGCAATGGGAAGAGAAACTTATGGTTCTCCTACTCTATCAGATCAAGCTTGTTTATCTTGCCAATCTTTAAAATTAGGTCCTGGAGATAGTACACGTTCTCATTCCGCAAATGAATTTATATATTTGGCAGAAATTGAGGAAGGAATAGAAATATATGTGGAATTGTTGAATCGTGTAATTGTTTAG
- the argH gene encoding argininosuccinate lyase, translating into MKLWDKGFSIDKQIENFTVGNDREIDIHIAKYDVQASLAHAIMLESIGIISADELKDLKRGLQELASDIENGTFVIEPSFEDVHSKIEWELTNKLGEVGKKIHTARSRNDQVLVALQLYYKENLAIINDKTKTLFDTLLNLAETHKKSLLPGYTHLQVAMPSSFGLWFSAYAELLIDDVYMLNAVAKVVDQNPLGSAAGYGSSFPIDRELTTKELEFATLKYNVVAAQLSRGKSERSIASALGGLCNTMSRFAMDVCLYMSQNFGFISFPDELTTGSSIMPHKKNPDVFELIRGKCNKIQALHTEMVMITNNLPTGYHRDFQLLKENIIAAFEDVKDILDIFNYSIQQVIVKDIDLNDEKYQYLFTVDSINNLVVEGMSFREAYQQIGGQVQSGTYKPDLGKQHTHVGSIHNLSLDKIAEKYPK; encoded by the coding sequence ATGAAACTTTGGGATAAAGGATTTTCAATAGATAAACAAATAGAAAACTTTACAGTGGGTAATGATAGAGAGATTGATATCCATATTGCAAAATATGATGTTCAGGCTTCTTTAGCTCACGCAATAATGCTGGAATCTATAGGTATTATTTCTGCTGATGAGTTAAAAGATTTAAAAAGAGGTTTGCAAGAATTAGCTTCAGATATTGAAAACGGAACGTTTGTAATTGAACCTTCTTTTGAAGATGTACATTCTAAAATTGAGTGGGAATTAACCAATAAATTAGGTGAAGTTGGTAAGAAAATTCACACAGCTCGTTCTAGAAATGACCAAGTTTTAGTGGCGCTTCAATTGTATTATAAAGAGAATTTAGCCATTATAAATGATAAAACTAAAACTTTATTTGATACCTTATTAAATCTTGCTGAAACGCATAAAAAAAGCCTTTTACCTGGTTATACACATTTACAGGTTGCAATGCCATCGTCTTTTGGATTGTGGTTTTCTGCCTATGCAGAATTGCTAATTGATGATGTTTATATGCTAAATGCAGTTGCAAAAGTGGTAGATCAAAATCCTTTGGGTTCTGCTGCTGGGTATGGTTCTTCTTTTCCTATTGATAGAGAATTAACTACCAAAGAATTAGAATTTGCAACCTTAAAATACAATGTAGTTGCTGCACAATTAAGTCGTGGAAAAAGCGAACGTTCTATTGCATCTGCTTTGGGTGGTTTGTGTAACACTATGTCTCGTTTTGCAATGGATGTCTGTTTGTATATGAGTCAGAATTTTGGTTTTATTTCTTTTCCTGATGAATTAACGACAGGAAGTAGCATTATGCCTCATAAAAAAAATCCTGATGTTTTTGAATTGATTCGTGGAAAATGTAATAAAATTCAGGCTTTGCATACAGAAATGGTGATGATCACCAATAATTTACCAACAGGTTATCACAGAGATTTTCAATTATTGAAAGAGAACATCATTGCTGCTTTTGAAGATGTAAAAGATATTTTAGACATTTTTAATTACTCCATTCAACAAGTTATTGTAAAAGATATCGATTTGAATGATGAAAAATATCAGTATTTATTTACGGTAGATTCTATCAACAATTTGGTTGTTGAAGGAATGAGTTTTAGAGAAGCCTATCAACAAATTGGTGGTCAAGTTCAAAGTGGAACTTATAAGCCAGATTTAGGAAAACAACATACACATGTGGGTAGTATTCATAATTTGAGTTTGGATAAAATTGCTGAGAAATATCCTAAATAA
- the argB gene encoding acetylglutamate kinase, whose translation MEKLSIIKIGGNIIEDETSLNSFLKLFSKLEGKKILVHGGGKRATHISSKLGIESKLINGRRITDKETLEVITMVYGGLVNKNIVAKLQALQIDAIGLTGADINSIQSEKRPVKEIDFGFVGDVKKVASNSIDKLMKADFTPVFCAITHDGNGQLLNTNADTIASTIAVGMSKIYDTSIYYCFELNGVLSDFNDKNSVIKQIDSKTYQKLLKDNIITDGMIPKIDNCFDALNNGVSKVHIGNTAMLTKENENFTTITL comes from the coding sequence ATGGAGAAACTATCAATCATAAAAATTGGCGGAAATATTATTGAAGACGAAACTTCTTTAAATTCATTTCTAAAACTATTTTCTAAGCTGGAAGGAAAGAAAATTTTGGTTCATGGAGGAGGAAAACGTGCAACGCATATTTCATCAAAATTAGGCATTGAATCGAAGTTAATAAATGGTAGACGAATTACTGACAAAGAAACTTTAGAGGTAATTACGATGGTTTATGGAGGTTTAGTAAACAAAAATATAGTCGCTAAATTACAAGCTTTACAAATTGATGCTATTGGTTTAACAGGAGCAGATATTAACAGTATTCAATCAGAAAAAAGACCCGTAAAAGAAATTGATTTTGGTTTTGTAGGTGATGTAAAAAAAGTAGCTTCAAATTCTATTGATAAATTAATGAAAGCCGATTTTACGCCTGTTTTCTGTGCGATTACACATGATGGAAATGGACAATTGTTAAACACAAATGCAGATACAATTGCAAGTACAATAGCAGTTGGCATGAGTAAAATTTATGATACTTCCATTTATTATTGCTTTGAACTGAATGGTGTTTTAAGTGATTTTAATGATAAAAATTCTGTAATTAAACAGATCGATTCTAAGACATATCAAAAATTACTAAAAGACAATATTATTACTGATGGAATGATTCCTAAAATAGACAATTGCTTTGATGCTTTAAATAATGGCGTATCTAAAGTACATATAGGAAACACTGCTATGCTAACTAAAGAAAACGAAAATTTCACAACAATTACCTTATAA